The Streptomyces sp. NBC_01689 genome includes a window with the following:
- a CDS encoding roadblock/LC7 domain-containing protein, whose translation MTGTTTADEKLSWLIEGLLERTPGARHALVLSRDGLKLCRTPELTVDRADQLAAIAAGIQSLSHGASVEFGDGSGGVRSAMTEFYGGVLFIVEAGDGAHLAVVTAEDADAGLVGHNMSELVEQLGEHLSAQPRTS comes from the coding sequence ATGACCGGCACCACCACCGCCGACGAGAAGCTCTCCTGGCTCATCGAGGGCCTCCTCGAGCGCACCCCCGGCGCCCGGCACGCCCTCGTGCTCTCCCGCGACGGCCTGAAGCTGTGCCGCACCCCGGAACTCACCGTCGACCGGGCCGACCAGCTCGCCGCGATCGCCGCGGGCATCCAGTCGCTGTCCCACGGCGCGTCCGTGGAGTTCGGCGACGGCAGCGGCGGCGTGCGCTCGGCGATGACCGAGTTCTACGGCGGTGTCCTGTTCATCGTGGAGGCCGGTGACGGCGCCCACCTCGCCGTGGTCACCGCCGAGGACGCGGACGCCGGCCTGGTCGGGCACAACATGAGCGAGCTGGTGGAGCAACTCGGCGAACACCTGAGCGCGCAGCCCCGGACGTCATGA
- a CDS encoding DUF742 domain-containing protein, translated as MSRPGRDDAPDRLYTLTGGRSRSGPDTPFDLVTLVVAECDPVLGMQSEHAAILRLCERPTAVVEIAAVLKLPVSITRVLLSDLLAAGRVSARHPQKAALPDPDILEQVLVGLRNL; from the coding sequence ATGAGCCGTCCGGGCAGGGACGACGCGCCCGACCGGCTGTACACCCTCACCGGGGGGCGCAGCCGGTCCGGGCCGGACACCCCGTTCGACCTCGTGACGCTCGTGGTCGCCGAGTGCGACCCGGTCCTGGGCATGCAGTCGGAGCACGCCGCGATCCTGCGGCTGTGCGAGCGGCCGACGGCGGTCGTGGAGATCGCCGCCGTACTGAAACTGCCGGTGTCCATCACCCGGGTGCTGCTCTCCGACCTGCTCGCCGCGGGCCGGGTCAGCGCCCGCCACCCGCAGAAGGCAGCACTACCCGATCCCGACATCCTGGAGCAGGTGCTCGTTGGACTACGCAACCTCTGA
- a CDS encoding FAD-binding and (Fe-S)-binding domain-containing protein produces MTDLGGRGPAELRELRAALRGRLAAEVRGEVAVDATARALATMDASNYRRVPLGVVAPRDRDDVAAVLSVCRALGVPVVARGGGTSIAGQATGTGVVLDFTRHMNRIVALDPAAATAVVQPGVVLDRLQEAAAPHGLRFGPDPSTHGRCTLGGMIGNNACGTHSVAWGTTADSVRGLSVLTARGEARTPGRDWQGAPPGLRALVEGELARLRTGFPELPRRISGYALDALLPERGADVARSFCGSEGTWGVLTEAVVRLVEAPRATALAVLGYSDESAAAEAAAGLLPLGPLTVEGMAADLVPSGAGLPRGGAWLFVETGGADAGEARARADAIVRAADVLDATVVTDPAGQRALWRLREDASGTATRMPGDGAEAWPGWEDCAVPPARLGAYLRDFRRLLADHGLRGTPYGHFGDGCIHVRIDFDLLTGEGIGRFRGFSRELAELVVSHGGSLSGEHGDGQARAELLPLMYGPAMVGLFERAKDLWDPDGLLNPGMLVRPHRLDENLRFAVLPREPVDVAFGYPADGGDFSAAVRRCVGVAKCRTATPADTGVMCPSFRVTGEEEHSTRGRARLLHEMLAGEVITDGWRSTEVRDALDLCLSCKGCRSDCPVGVDMATYKAEFLHHHYAGRRRPAAHYALGRLPLWLGLVARTRTARLLNVLSSLPPLAAAAKRLAGIAPERTIPRLAPETFSRWWRRRFTERVRRMMREGVHGIGGTGGIGRIGGIGGTGGSAVRADGAGVALLWPDTFTEHLSPSVGRAAVRVLEAAGVGVMLTPAVAMRKVRGPGSGGGEGAKGGKGGTAGAAGKRRGRPATGTAGTTGAADGVTAGATGAPDGPAPWAVGRAGRVCCGLTYVSTGQLDLARTVMRRTLDLMGAFLDPEVHPRPPAVVVLEPSCAAALRTDLPELLPDDPRAARLASAVLTFAEALERLAPDWSPPSLDRPVVGQTHCHQHAVLGDAADRRLRAAAGLTGSLAGGCCGLAGDFGFEQGHYGVSVACAEEQLLPAVAAAGDDAVLLADGYSCRTQLEQLTGRGGRHLAEVLAEALDDPGRRAARGQGNENGEMS; encoded by the coding sequence ATGACGGATCTTGGCGGCCGGGGACCGGCGGAGCTTCGGGAACTACGGGCCGCGCTGCGCGGGAGGCTCGCCGCCGAGGTGCGCGGCGAGGTCGCCGTCGACGCCACCGCGCGTGCGCTGGCCACCATGGACGCGTCCAACTACCGGCGCGTCCCGCTCGGCGTGGTCGCCCCGCGCGACCGCGACGACGTGGCGGCCGTGCTGTCCGTGTGCCGGGCGCTCGGGGTCCCGGTCGTCGCGCGCGGCGGCGGCACCTCGATCGCCGGCCAGGCGACCGGCACCGGCGTCGTCCTCGACTTCACCCGGCACATGAACCGGATCGTCGCGCTGGACCCCGCGGCGGCCACCGCCGTCGTGCAGCCGGGTGTCGTCCTGGACCGCCTCCAGGAGGCCGCCGCCCCGCACGGCCTGCGGTTCGGCCCCGACCCCTCCACCCACGGCCGCTGCACCCTCGGCGGAATGATCGGGAACAACGCCTGCGGGACGCACTCGGTGGCGTGGGGCACGACCGCGGACAGCGTGCGCGGACTGTCGGTGCTCACCGCCCGGGGGGAGGCCCGCACGCCCGGCCGGGACTGGCAGGGCGCCCCGCCCGGCCTCCGTGCCCTGGTCGAGGGCGAGTTGGCCCGCCTGCGCACCGGATTCCCGGAGCTGCCCCGCCGTATCTCCGGCTACGCGCTGGACGCCCTGCTCCCCGAGCGGGGCGCGGACGTCGCCCGTTCCTTCTGCGGCTCCGAGGGCACGTGGGGCGTGCTGACCGAGGCGGTGGTGCGACTGGTCGAGGCACCGCGGGCGACGGCGCTGGCCGTGCTCGGGTACTCGGACGAGAGCGCGGCGGCGGAGGCGGCCGCCGGGCTGCTGCCGCTCGGCCCGCTGACGGTGGAGGGGATGGCCGCGGACCTCGTGCCGTCCGGCGCGGGGCTGCCGCGGGGCGGGGCCTGGCTGTTCGTCGAGACGGGCGGCGCCGACGCGGGGGAGGCCCGCGCGCGGGCCGACGCGATCGTGCGCGCCGCCGACGTCCTCGACGCCACCGTGGTCACCGACCCCGCGGGACAGCGGGCCCTGTGGCGGCTGCGCGAGGACGCGAGCGGCACGGCGACCCGGATGCCCGGCGACGGGGCGGAGGCATGGCCCGGCTGGGAGGACTGCGCGGTGCCGCCGGCCCGGCTCGGGGCGTATCTGCGGGACTTCCGGCGCCTGCTGGCGGACCACGGGCTGCGCGGGACGCCGTACGGGCACTTCGGGGACGGCTGCATCCACGTCCGCATCGACTTCGACCTGCTGACGGGCGAGGGGATCGGCCGCTTCCGCGGCTTCTCGCGGGAACTGGCGGAACTGGTGGTCTCGCACGGCGGCTCGCTCTCCGGCGAGCACGGCGACGGACAGGCCCGGGCCGAGCTGCTGCCCCTCATGTACGGCCCCGCGATGGTGGGCCTCTTCGAACGCGCGAAGGACCTCTGGGACCCGGACGGGCTGCTCAACCCCGGCATGCTGGTGCGGCCGCACCGGCTGGACGAGAACCTGCGCTTCGCGGTGCTGCCCCGCGAACCGGTGGACGTGGCGTTCGGGTACCCGGCGGACGGCGGGGACTTCTCCGCCGCGGTGCGCCGGTGCGTAGGGGTCGCCAAGTGCCGTACGGCGACGCCCGCCGACACCGGTGTCATGTGCCCGTCGTTCCGGGTGACGGGCGAGGAGGAGCACTCCACCCGGGGACGGGCGCGGCTGCTGCACGAGATGCTCGCGGGCGAGGTGATCACCGACGGTTGGCGGTCGACGGAGGTCCGGGACGCGCTCGACCTGTGCCTGTCCTGCAAGGGCTGCCGCTCCGACTGCCCGGTGGGTGTCGACATGGCCACGTACAAGGCCGAGTTCCTGCACCACCACTACGCCGGCCGGCGCCGCCCCGCCGCGCACTACGCCCTGGGACGGCTGCCGCTGTGGCTCGGACTGGTCGCCCGGACCAGGACCGCCCGGCTGCTCAACGTCCTCTCCTCGCTGCCGCCACTGGCCGCTGCGGCCAAGCGGCTGGCCGGGATCGCGCCCGAGCGGACCATCCCGCGGCTCGCGCCCGAGACGTTCAGCCGGTGGTGGCGGCGGCGGTTCACGGAGCGGGTGCGGCGGATGATGCGCGAGGGGGTGCACGGGATCGGTGGGACCGGCGGGATCGGTCGGATCGGTGGGATCGGTGGGACCGGCGGGTCCGCCGTCCGCGCGGACGGCGCCGGGGTGGCCCTCCTGTGGCCGGACACCTTCACGGAGCACCTCTCGCCGTCGGTGGGGCGGGCGGCCGTACGCGTGCTGGAGGCGGCCGGTGTGGGTGTGATGCTCACCCCGGCGGTGGCGATGAGGAAGGTGAGGGGACCGGGCAGCGGCGGCGGGGAAGGCGCGAAGGGCGGAAAGGGCGGAACGGCGGGCGCCGCCGGGAAGCGCCGTGGGAGGCCGGCGACCGGGACGGCGGGCACGACCGGTGCGGCGGACGGGGTGACGGCGGGCGCGACCGGCGCGCCGGACGGCCCGGCCCCGTGGGCGGTGGGCCGGGCGGGCCGCGTCTGCTGCGGTCTGACGTACGTGTCCACGGGTCAGCTCGACCTCGCCCGCACGGTCATGCGCCGCACCCTCGACCTGATGGGGGCCTTCCTGGATCCCGAGGTCCATCCGCGGCCCCCCGCGGTCGTCGTCCTCGAACCGAGCTGTGCCGCCGCGCTGCGCACGGACCTCCCGGAGCTCCTCCCCGACGACCCGCGCGCCGCCCGTCTGGCCTCCGCGGTGCTGACCTTCGCGGAGGCGCTCGAACGGCTCGCCCCCGACTGGTCGCCCCCGTCGCTCGACCGCCCGGTCGTCGGCCAGACCCACTGCCACCAGCACGCCGTCCTCGGCGACGCGGCCGACCGGCGGCTGCGCGCGGCCGCCGGTCTGACCGGCTCCCTCGCGGGCGGCTGCTGCGGGCTCGCGGGCGACTTCGGCTTCGAGCAGGGTCATTACGGCGTGTCGGTGGCCTGCGCGGAGGAACAGCTCCTCCCGGCGGTGGCGGCGGCCGGCGACGACGCGGTGCTCCTCGCGGACGGCTACTCCTGCCGTACCCAGCTGGAGCAGCTGACGGGCCGCGGGGGACGGCACCTGGCGGAGGTGCTGGCGGAGGCACTCGACGACCCCGGCCGACGGGCGGCCCGCGGGCAGGGGAACGAGAATGGCGAAATGTCCTGA
- a CDS encoding sensor histidine kinase — protein sequence MTAPSPSGERPTLRATAPAPLLTAALAAVAVAVAVATAPNSARVPVAWITGTAAVLLCVAVAVAAHAVRTAQLARRRLDTVSQDAGRLLQERARQAEEFEQERTRLAQDSARDRTRAADAEARERARLTADFEAERQRLAAEIAEEQRRAAELTSQKADLAAQVRRATGDRAAAISATANAAGRMQALSTAMLADLRAMEEKHSDEEVLADLLHLDHRTAQAGRLADSVAVLAGARSGRRWARPIVMESILRGAMGRIGGYQRVRLHSSSDAAVAGHAAEGVMHALAELLDNAANFSPPTAEVHVYVEEVPAGVIVSVEDSGLVMGDVQLRRAERAVSGDGAELGGLTGTRLGLAVVGRLARKHGLKISFRPSARGGTGVLVLIPQDLLSQPQAPAPTAPQAAPAGTPSPAPVPAAPADDRSTPAEDPARTEDPPAAGPAHQASYAAARATGDLDPDPVPTHDSPRHADTGPATGSLPKRRRGRTLADAERGRARLTGDQTPEPEPRTTDSKVTAARFSSFRQAVRGTAPDQAAVQGTVPDDSVRVPAYSPEKSVRDEAAVRDTNPPHPEGDTTS from the coding sequence ATGACCGCGCCCAGCCCCTCCGGCGAACGACCCACCCTCCGCGCCACGGCGCCCGCCCCCCTGCTCACCGCCGCACTGGCGGCGGTCGCGGTGGCCGTCGCGGTGGCGACCGCACCGAACTCCGCGCGGGTGCCCGTCGCCTGGATCACCGGGACGGCCGCCGTGCTGCTCTGCGTGGCCGTCGCGGTCGCCGCCCACGCCGTACGGACCGCACAGCTGGCACGCCGCCGCCTCGACACCGTGAGCCAGGACGCCGGCCGCCTCCTCCAGGAACGCGCCCGTCAGGCCGAGGAGTTCGAGCAGGAACGGACCCGGCTCGCGCAGGACTCCGCCCGCGACCGCACCCGGGCCGCCGACGCCGAGGCCCGTGAACGCGCGCGCCTCACCGCCGACTTCGAGGCCGAACGGCAGCGGCTCGCCGCCGAGATCGCCGAGGAGCAGCGGCGCGCGGCCGAACTCACCTCCCAGAAGGCGGACCTGGCCGCACAGGTCCGGCGGGCCACCGGCGACCGGGCCGCCGCGATCTCCGCCACCGCCAACGCGGCCGGCCGTATGCAGGCCCTCTCCACGGCCATGCTCGCCGACCTGCGCGCCATGGAGGAGAAGCACTCCGACGAGGAGGTCCTCGCCGACCTCCTGCACCTCGATCACCGCACCGCGCAGGCCGGCCGGCTCGCCGACTCCGTGGCCGTCCTCGCGGGCGCCCGCTCCGGCCGCCGCTGGGCACGGCCCATCGTGATGGAGTCGATCCTGCGCGGCGCCATGGGCCGCATCGGCGGCTACCAGCGGGTGCGCCTGCACTCCTCCAGCGACGCGGCCGTCGCCGGGCACGCCGCCGAGGGCGTGATGCACGCGCTCGCCGAACTCCTCGACAACGCGGCGAACTTCTCGCCGCCGACCGCCGAGGTCCATGTGTACGTCGAGGAGGTCCCGGCGGGTGTCATCGTCTCCGTCGAGGACAGCGGTCTCGTCATGGGCGACGTCCAGCTGCGCCGCGCCGAACGGGCCGTCTCCGGTGACGGCGCCGAACTGGGCGGCCTCACCGGCACCCGGCTCGGTCTCGCGGTGGTCGGCCGGCTCGCCCGCAAGCACGGTCTGAAGATCTCCTTCCGGCCCTCCGCGCGCGGCGGCACCGGGGTCCTGGTGCTCATTCCCCAGGACCTGCTGTCCCAGCCGCAGGCGCCCGCGCCGACGGCGCCCCAGGCCGCGCCCGCCGGCACGCCCTCCCCGGCACCCGTCCCGGCCGCCCCCGCCGACGACCGGTCCACCCCGGCCGAGGACCCCGCCCGTACCGAGGACCCGCCTGCCGCGGGACCCGCGCACCAGGCGTCGTACGCCGCCGCCCGGGCCACCGGGGACCTCGACCCCGACCCGGTCCCCACCCACGACTCCCCCCGGCACGCGGACACCGGCCCCGCCACCGGCTCGCTGCCCAAGCGCCGCCGCGGCCGCACCCTCGCGGACGCCGAACGCGGCCGCGCCCGCCTCACCGGCGACCAGACCCCCGAGCCCGAGCCCCGCACGACCGACTCCAAGGTGACGGCGGCCCGGTTCAGCAGCTTCCGCCAGGCCGTCCGCGGCACGGCACCCGACCAGGCCGCGGTCCAGGGGACCGTGCCCGACGACTCCGTACGCGTCCCGGCGTACTCCCCCGAGAAATCCGTACGCGACGAAGCCGCCGTACGGGACACCAACCCCCCGCATCCGGAAGGCGACACCACTTCATGA
- a CDS encoding lipid II:glycine glycyltransferase FemX, whose translation MRLRLQAITREEHLAFVATRASVSHMQVPSWGDVKPDWGAESLGWFDGRGRLVGAGLVLLRPLPKVRRSLAYLPEGPVVDWYAADLAERWLDPMVAYLKGRGAFAVRMGPPVVVRRWSADAVKAAIADPAARRLGEARATTDEPAAAGVAERLRKRGWRQAGAGADGGFAAGQPRHVFQVPFGTRSLEEIRSGLNQQWRRNIKKAEKAGVKVVRGGHDDLPAFYELYTETAARDRFVPRPLSYFQRMWTALTAEHPDRMRLYLAHHDGEVLAAATMLTVGDHVWYSYGASTGRRREVQPNNAIQWRMMTDAHELGATVYDFRGITDTLEESDHHLGLLRFKVGSGGEAVEYLGEWDFPVNRVLHRAFGLYMARR comes from the coding sequence ATGAGGCTCCGCCTGCAGGCCATCACCCGTGAAGAGCATCTGGCGTTCGTCGCGACCCGGGCCTCGGTCAGCCATATGCAGGTGCCGTCGTGGGGAGACGTGAAGCCGGACTGGGGGGCGGAGAGCCTCGGCTGGTTCGACGGGCGGGGGCGGCTCGTCGGCGCGGGGCTGGTGCTGCTGCGGCCGCTGCCGAAGGTGCGGCGCTCTCTCGCCTACCTCCCGGAGGGACCGGTCGTCGACTGGTACGCGGCCGACCTCGCGGAGCGCTGGCTCGACCCGATGGTCGCGTATCTGAAGGGGCGGGGCGCCTTCGCGGTGCGGATGGGGCCGCCCGTGGTGGTGCGCCGGTGGAGCGCCGACGCCGTCAAGGCGGCGATCGCCGATCCGGCGGCGCGCCGCCTCGGGGAGGCGCGGGCGACGACGGACGAACCGGCCGCGGCCGGTGTCGCCGAGCGGCTGCGGAAACGGGGGTGGCGGCAGGCCGGGGCCGGTGCCGACGGCGGGTTCGCCGCCGGGCAGCCGCGCCATGTCTTCCAGGTCCCCTTCGGCACACGGTCGCTGGAGGAGATCCGCAGCGGCCTCAACCAGCAGTGGCGGCGCAACATCAAGAAGGCCGAGAAGGCCGGGGTGAAGGTCGTGCGCGGCGGTCACGACGACCTGCCCGCCTTCTACGAGCTCTACACCGAGACCGCCGCGCGGGACCGCTTCGTGCCGCGCCCGCTCTCCTACTTCCAGCGCATGTGGACCGCCCTCACCGCCGAGCACCCGGACCGGATGCGGCTCTACCTCGCGCACCACGACGGCGAAGTGCTCGCCGCGGCCACGATGCTGACGGTCGGCGACCACGTCTGGTACTCCTACGGTGCCTCCACCGGCCGCAGGCGCGAGGTCCAGCCCAACAACGCCATCCAGTGGCGCATGATGACCGACGCCCACGAACTGGGCGCCACCGTCTACGACTTCCGCGGCATCACCGACACCCTGGAGGAGTCCGACCACCACCTCGGCCTGCTCCGCTTCAAGGTCGGCTCGGGCGGTGAGGCCGTGGAGTACCTCGGCGAGTGGGACTTCCCCGTCAACCGTGTCCTCCACCGGGCCTTCGGCCTGTACATGGCCCGCCGCTGA
- a CDS encoding cytochrome P450 — MTPAPVPLSGPRFQTEPAELYREMRRDHGSVASVVLDGDIPAWLVLGYRELHQVTGDPVLFSRDSDLWNQWDRIPDDWPLLPMIGRKQPSILYTVGDRHRERAAMISEALEAVDPFELRSHAERFADELIDAACAEGEIDLVGDYAALLPVRVLATLYGFSEEQGPGLVTALNDMINGRAGALAGQQHLAGSMARLLADRKADPANDVVSRMLADTSGFTDEEIIQDLMVMMAAGHQPTADWIGNSLRLMLTDDRFAASLFGGRNSVAEAMNEVLWEDTPTQNVAGRWASRDTQLGGHRVRAGDLLLLGLQGANSDPQVRTDGSALTGGNNAHFSFGHGEHRCPFPAQEVAEVIARTGIEVVLDRLPDIDLAVPAASLTRRPSPWLRGLTELPVRFTPVPAL; from the coding sequence GTGACCCCCGCCCCCGTGCCCCTCAGCGGGCCCCGGTTCCAGACCGAACCGGCCGAGCTGTACCGGGAGATGCGGCGCGACCACGGCTCGGTGGCGTCCGTCGTGCTGGACGGCGACATACCGGCCTGGCTGGTGCTCGGCTACCGCGAGCTGCACCAGGTCACCGGCGACCCCGTGCTGTTCAGCCGGGACTCGGACCTGTGGAACCAGTGGGACCGCATCCCCGACGACTGGCCGCTGCTGCCGATGATCGGCCGCAAGCAGCCCTCGATCCTGTACACGGTCGGCGACCGCCACCGGGAGCGCGCCGCGATGATCAGCGAGGCGCTGGAGGCCGTCGACCCCTTCGAACTGCGCTCCCACGCCGAGCGGTTCGCCGACGAACTCATCGACGCGGCCTGCGCCGAGGGCGAGATCGACCTCGTCGGGGACTACGCGGCGCTGCTGCCCGTGCGGGTCCTCGCGACGCTCTACGGCTTCTCCGAGGAGCAGGGTCCCGGCCTGGTCACCGCGCTCAACGACATGATCAACGGGCGGGCCGGCGCACTCGCCGGACAGCAGCACCTGGCAGGCTCCATGGCGCGGCTGCTGGCCGACCGCAAGGCCGACCCCGCGAACGACGTCGTCTCCCGGATGCTCGCCGACACCTCGGGCTTCACCGACGAGGAGATCATCCAGGACCTCATGGTCATGATGGCCGCCGGCCACCAGCCCACCGCGGACTGGATCGGCAACTCGCTGCGCCTGATGCTCACGGACGACCGTTTCGCCGCCTCCCTGTTCGGCGGCCGCAACAGCGTCGCCGAGGCCATGAACGAGGTCCTCTGGGAGGACACCCCGACCCAGAACGTCGCCGGCCGCTGGGCCTCCCGCGACACCCAGCTCGGCGGCCACCGCGTCCGCGCCGGCGACCTGCTGCTGCTCGGGCTGCAGGGCGCCAACTCCGACCCGCAGGTCCGCACCGACGGCTCCGCCCTCACCGGCGGCAACAACGCCCACTTCTCCTTCGGACACGGCGAGCACCGCTGCCCGTTCCCCGCCCAGGAGGTCGCCGAGGTCATCGCGCGGACGGGCATCGAGGTCGTCCTGGACCGGCTGCCCGACATCGACCTGGCGGTACCCGCCGCGTCCCTCACCCGCCGGCCCTCACCCTGGCTGCGCGGCCTCACCGAACTCCCGGTGCGCTTCACCCCCGTACCCGCACTGTGA
- a CDS encoding cytochrome P450 family protein, translated as MTARIALDPFVTDLDGESARLREAGPLAAVELPGGVPVWAVTHHAEARALLTDPRLVKDINVWGAWQRGEIAPDWPLIGLANPGRSMLTVDGADHRRMRTLVAQALTPRRVEQMRERITKLTQGLLDQLSADDGVVDLKADFAYPLPMYVVADLMGIEESRLPRLKELFEKFFSTQTPPAEVLATLTELAGIMADTVAAKRAEPGDDLTSALILASEDGDHLTDEEIVSTLQLMVAAGHETTISLIVNAVVNLSTHPEQRALVLSGEADWSAVVEETLRHSTPTSHVLIRFATEDVPVGDKVIPAGDALIVSYGAIGRDEKAHGPTAGDFDITRATANRHISFGHGPHVCPGAALSRLEAGVALPALYDRFPGLDLALPAGELRNKPVVTQNDLFELPVRLAP; from the coding sequence ATGACCGCACGTATCGCCCTCGACCCGTTCGTGACCGACCTCGACGGCGAGAGCGCCCGGCTGCGCGAAGCCGGTCCGCTGGCCGCCGTGGAACTGCCCGGCGGCGTTCCCGTCTGGGCGGTCACGCACCACGCGGAGGCCCGCGCCCTGCTCACGGACCCCCGCCTGGTGAAGGACATCAACGTATGGGGGGCCTGGCAGCGCGGCGAGATAGCCCCCGACTGGCCGCTGATCGGGCTCGCCAACCCCGGCCGTTCCATGCTGACGGTCGACGGCGCCGACCACCGCAGGATGCGCACGCTGGTGGCGCAGGCCCTGACGCCCCGCCGGGTGGAGCAGATGCGGGAGCGCATCACCAAGCTGACGCAGGGGCTGCTCGACCAGCTCTCCGCGGACGACGGTGTCGTCGACCTGAAGGCCGACTTCGCCTACCCGCTGCCCATGTACGTCGTCGCCGACCTCATGGGCATCGAGGAGTCCCGGCTCCCCCGTCTCAAGGAGCTGTTCGAGAAGTTCTTCTCGACGCAGACCCCGCCCGCCGAGGTCCTCGCCACGCTCACCGAGCTGGCCGGGATCATGGCCGACACCGTCGCGGCCAAGCGCGCCGAACCCGGCGACGACCTGACCAGCGCCCTGATCCTCGCCTCCGAGGACGGCGACCACCTCACCGACGAGGAGATCGTCTCCACCCTCCAGCTGATGGTCGCGGCGGGACACGAGACGACGATCTCCCTCATCGTCAACGCGGTGGTCAACCTGTCCACCCATCCGGAGCAGCGCGCGCTCGTCCTTTCCGGTGAGGCGGACTGGTCGGCGGTGGTGGAGGAGACCCTGCGCCACTCCACCCCCACCTCGCACGTCCTGATCCGGTTCGCGACGGAGGACGTGCCGGTCGGGGACAAGGTGATCCCCGCGGGTGACGCGCTGATCGTGTCGTACGGCGCGATCGGGCGCGACGAGAAGGCCCACGGCCCGACGGCCGGGGACTTCGACATCACCCGCGCCACCGCCAACCGCCACATCTCCTTCGGCCACGGTCCGCACGTCTGCCCGGGGGCGGCCCTGTCCCGGCTGGAGGCCGGCGTCGCGCTGCCGGCGCTGTACGACCGCTTCCCCGGCCTCGATCTGGCGCTCCCCGCCGGGGAGTTGCGGAACAAGCCCGTGGTGACCCAGAACGACCTGTTCGAACTGCCGGTCCGGCTGGCCCCGTAG
- a CDS encoding GTP-binding protein → MDYATSDARTPLGATADNGLKIVVVGGFGVGKTTLVRSVSEIRPLNTEETMTRAGEAIDDISEVRGKSATTVAFDFGRITLDARNVLYLFGAPGQERFWFLWDRLFSGTLGAVVLVDTRRIDDSWYAIDRLEHHGTPFIVACNDFGGPAHTPAEIREALDLDPDVPLIDCDARSRESSKRVLITLVEHLQTVYAAAATAPAAGEATRSPELAL, encoded by the coding sequence TTGGACTACGCAACCTCTGACGCGAGGACCCCGCTGGGCGCCACCGCCGACAACGGTCTGAAGATCGTGGTCGTCGGCGGTTTCGGCGTCGGCAAGACGACCCTGGTCCGCTCCGTGAGCGAGATCCGTCCCCTCAACACCGAGGAGACGATGACCCGGGCCGGTGAGGCGATCGACGACATCAGCGAGGTCCGCGGCAAGTCCGCGACCACCGTCGCGTTCGACTTCGGCCGCATCACGCTCGACGCCCGAAACGTGCTGTACCTGTTCGGCGCGCCCGGCCAGGAACGCTTCTGGTTCCTGTGGGACCGCCTCTTCTCCGGCACCCTCGGCGCGGTCGTCCTCGTCGACACCCGCCGCATCGACGACTCCTGGTACGCGATCGACCGCCTCGAACACCACGGCACGCCGTTCATCGTCGCCTGCAACGACTTCGGCGGCCCGGCCCACACCCCCGCCGAGATCCGCGAGGCCCTCGACCTCGACCCGGACGTCCCGCTCATCGACTGCGACGCCCGCTCGCGGGAGTCCAGCAAGCGGGTGCTGATCACCCTGGTCGAACACCTGCAGACCGTGTACGCCGCCGCGGCCACCGCCCCGGCCGCCGGAGAAGCCACCAGATCACCGGAGTTGGCCCTGTGA